The following are from one region of the Candidatus Polarisedimenticolia bacterium genome:
- a CDS encoding sigma-54 dependent transcriptional regulator, translating to MPRARVLVVDDEEGVRTSLSGILKDEGYQVDSVESGERCLEMVSRNDYQAVFLDIWLPGRDGLEILGEIVARPGAPTVLMISGHGTIETAVKAARIGAYDFIEKPLSLEKVTLTLRNALTQRRLEEKNRLLKEALSTDETLVGDSAPIRRLREEIALAAPTNGRVLILGENGTGKELVARQIHSLSLRRDEPFIEVNCAAIPEDLIESELFGHVRGAFTGAVENKRGKFELADGGTILLDEIGDMSLRTQSKVLRVLQEQTFEPVGGSVSRQVDVRVIAATNKDLTQAILRGEFREDLYFRLNVIPLKVPPLRERREDIPALARHFLMKFGKEYGRRRAVAHEAMQALMAYGWPGNVRELRNTLERMVIMTSAETIGLADLPAAVRRGSAGPGVPWQGLDEFDTLKEAREEFEKRFITKKLEEAGGNVAKAAERIGVERSHLYRKLRAYGIKAPPARAAEDGEAEP from the coding sequence ATGCCGAGAGCGCGAGTGCTGGTCGTGGACGACGAGGAAGGAGTGCGGACCTCCCTCTCCGGGATCCTGAAGGACGAGGGGTATCAAGTCGACTCGGTCGAATCGGGGGAGCGCTGCCTGGAAATGGTGTCGCGGAACGACTACCAGGCGGTCTTTCTCGACATCTGGCTTCCGGGAAGGGACGGGCTGGAGATCCTCGGCGAGATCGTCGCGCGCCCCGGCGCCCCGACCGTCCTGATGATTTCCGGTCATGGGACGATCGAAACGGCCGTCAAGGCGGCCCGCATCGGTGCCTATGATTTCATCGAGAAGCCCCTGTCCCTCGAAAAAGTGACCCTCACCCTGCGCAACGCTCTGACTCAGAGGCGCTTGGAGGAGAAGAACCGGCTCCTCAAGGAGGCGCTGTCGACCGATGAGACGCTGGTCGGCGACAGTGCGCCGATTCGGAGGCTCCGCGAAGAGATTGCCCTGGCCGCGCCGACGAACGGCCGGGTGCTAATCCTCGGGGAAAACGGCACGGGAAAGGAGCTTGTCGCACGGCAGATCCACTCCCTGAGCCTGCGGCGCGACGAGCCCTTCATCGAGGTGAACTGCGCCGCCATTCCGGAGGATCTGATCGAATCGGAGCTGTTCGGGCACGTCCGCGGGGCGTTCACGGGCGCCGTGGAGAACAAGCGCGGGAAGTTCGAGCTGGCGGACGGCGGGACGATTCTCCTGGACGAGATCGGCGACATGAGCTTGCGGACGCAGTCCAAGGTTCTCCGGGTCCTGCAGGAACAGACCTTCGAGCCGGTGGGGGGGAGCGTCAGCCGGCAGGTCGACGTCAGGGTCATCGCCGCCACCAACAAGGATTTGACCCAGGCAATCCTGCGGGGTGAGTTCCGGGAGGATCTTTACTTCCGCTTGAACGTGATCCCTCTTAAAGTCCCGCCTTTGAGGGAACGGCGGGAGGATATCCCCGCTCTGGCCAGGCACTTCCTGATGAAATTCGGCAAGGAGTACGGTCGCCGGCGCGCCGTCGCCCACGAGGCGATGCAGGCGCTGATGGCCTACGGATGGCCGGGGAACGTCCGTGAGCTGAGGAACACCCTCGAGAGGATGGTCATCATGACGTCGGCCGAGACGATCGGCCTCGCCGATCTGCCGGCGGCCGTGCGCCGGGGGTCGGCGGGCCCGGGAGTTCCCTGGCAGGGGCTCGACGAATTCGACACTCTCAAGGAAGCCCGCGAGGAATTCGAGAAGCGGTTCATCACCAAGAAACTCGAGGAAGCGGGCGGCAACGTCGCCAAGGCCGCGGAGCGCATCGGCGTCGAGCGCAGCCATCTCTATCGAAAGCTTCGGGCTTACGGAATCAAGGCCCCGCCGGCCCGCGCGGCGGAGGACGGGGAAGCCGAGCCTTGA